The Natronosporangium hydrolyticum nucleotide sequence ACGAGTTGGCGCGTGCCGCTGGGTTGGTGGTCGGCCAGCGGGGCGGGGTGGTCGTCGACACCGGTTGCCAGACCAGCGATCCGGCGATCTGGGCGGTGGGTGAGTGCGCCAACCTCGACGGCGCGGTGTATGGGTTGGTGGCGCCGGGGTATGCGATGGCCGAGGTGGCGGCGGACCGGATCGCCGGTGGTAGTGCTAGTTTCCCAGGCGCCGACACCGCCACCAAGCTGAAGCTGCTCGGGGTGGACGTTGCGAGCTTCGGCGACGCGTTCGGCACCGCCGACGGCGCCTTGGAGCTGGTCTTCGCCGACCAGGTCGCCGGGGTTTACAAGAAGCTGGTGGTCAGCGACGACGCCCGCCAACTGTTGGGTGGGGTGCTGGTCGGTGACGCGGCCGCGTACGCCTCGTTGCGGCCGCTGGTGGGGGAGGAGTTGCCCGGCCCGCCGGAGGAGTTGCTGCTGGGGGTACGCGGGGCGGCCCCCGGTGAGCTGCCGCCGCACGCCCAGGTCTGCACCTGCAACGCGGTGACGAAGGAACAGATCTGCACCGCGATCACCGAGCATGGTTTGACCGATGTCGCGGGTGTGAAGGAGTGCACCCGCGCCGGGACGGGCTGCGGCAGCTGTGTGCCGATGGTGAAGACGCTGCTCGCTGAGAGCGGGGTGGCGGTGAGCCGGGCGCTGTGTGAGCACTTCGACCAGACCCGGGCGGAGCTGTTCGACATCATCCGGGTGGCCGGGGTGCGTACCTTCTCGGAGTTGGTCGACCGGTTCGGCCGGGGCCGGGGTTGTGACATCTGCAAGCCGGCGGTCGCGTCGATCCTGGCGAGCCTCGGCTCCGGGCACATCCTCGACGGCGAGCAGGCGGCGTTGCAGGACACCAACGACCACTTCCTGGCCAACCTGCAGCGCGACGGGAGCTACTCGGTGGTGCCCCGGGTCCCTGGTGGTGAGATCACGCCGGAGAAGCTGATCGTGATCGGGGAGGTGGCCCGCGACTTCGGGCTCTACACGAAGATCACCGGTGGTCAGCGCATCGACCTGTTCGGCGCGCGGGTGGAGCAACTGCCGCAGATCTGGCAGCGGCTGGTGGCGGCCGGGATGGAGTCCGGCCACGCCTACGGTAAGGCGCTGCGGACCGTGAAGTCGTGTGTCGGGTCGACCTGGTGCCGTTACGGGGTGCAGGATTCGACCACCCTCGCGATCGACCTGGAGCTGCGCTATCGGGGCCTGCGGGCACCCCACAAGATCAAGATGGCGGTCTCAGGTTGTGCCCGGGAGTGCGCCGAAGCGCGCAGCAAGGATGTCGGGGTCATCGCCACCGAGCACGGGTGGAACCTTTACGTGGGTGGCAACGGTGGATTCAAACCACGCCATGCCGATCTGTTCCTGACCGATGTCGACACCGAGACGCTGGTGCGGACCATCGACCGGTTTCTGATGTTCTACATCCGCACCGCCGACCGGCTGCAGCGTACGGCGGCGTGGGTGGAGGGGTTGGACGGCGGGCTGGACTACCTGCGCGCGGTCATCATGGACGATTCGCTGGGGATCGCTGGGGAGCTGGACGAGGCGATGACCCGGCACGTCGGCGGGTACGCCGACGAGTGGCAGGCTACTTTGGAGGACCCGCAGCGGCTGCGCCGGTTCGTATCGTTCGTCAACGAGCCGGAGGTGTCCGACCCCAGCATCGTCTTTGTGCCGGAGCGGGGGCAACCCCGGCCGCCGGAGGGCGGCGCGCCGCCCCCGCCGACCCTGATCGCTGGCCCGACCTTGGAGGTGGTGAACCGATGACCGAGCTACAGACCGCGTCCGCCGCGGTCCTGACCCGTCCCCGGGCGGAGGTGTGGCGTGATGTCTGTGCCTTCTCGGATCTGATGCCGGAACGGGGAGTCTGTGTGCTGCTAGGCGGTGAACAGATTGCGGTCTTCCGGACGTGGTCCGGTGAGCTGCACGCGGTCAGCAACTACGACCCGG carries:
- the nirB gene encoding nitrite reductase large subunit NirB, which encodes MSEDRSLRGPQRSADHSVRSLVVVGNGMVGQRFLEAFRATPDATDWRVTVLCEEPQAAYDRVALSSYFEGRSAEELSLVPAGFFDEPGCTLHLAESATEIDRAARTVTTSNGRVLDYDALVLATGSRPFVPPVPGHELTGCFVYRTLDDLSAIEAYANGATSGAVVGGGLLGLEAANALRQLGLTTHVVEMAPRLMPLQVDEGGGQALSRHIEALGVRLHLGAATEQIEPDPAGRVARVRLTEREPIDVDLVVFSAGVRPRDELARAAGLVVGQRGGVVVDTGCQTSDPAIWAVGECANLDGAVYGLVAPGYAMAEVAADRIAGGSASFPGADTATKLKLLGVDVASFGDAFGTADGALELVFADQVAGVYKKLVVSDDARQLLGGVLVGDAAAYASLRPLVGEELPGPPEELLLGVRGAAPGELPPHAQVCTCNAVTKEQICTAITEHGLTDVAGVKECTRAGTGCGSCVPMVKTLLAESGVAVSRALCEHFDQTRAELFDIIRVAGVRTFSELVDRFGRGRGCDICKPAVASILASLGSGHILDGEQAALQDTNDHFLANLQRDGSYSVVPRVPGGEITPEKLIVIGEVARDFGLYTKITGGQRIDLFGARVEQLPQIWQRLVAAGMESGHAYGKALRTVKSCVGSTWCRYGVQDSTTLAIDLELRYRGLRAPHKIKMAVSGCARECAEARSKDVGVIATEHGWNLYVGGNGGFKPRHADLFLTDVDTETLVRTIDRFLMFYIRTADRLQRTAAWVEGLDGGLDYLRAVIMDDSLGIAGELDEAMTRHVGGYADEWQATLEDPQRLRRFVSFVNEPEVSDPSIVFVPERGQPRPPEGGAPPPPTLIAGPTLEVVNR